Proteins co-encoded in one Medicago truncatula cultivar Jemalong A17 chromosome 8, MtrunA17r5.0-ANR, whole genome shotgun sequence genomic window:
- the LOC112417226 gene encoding uncharacterized protein, protein MLRLTKLKPPSPPSSSPHQFLQRCSVSRTAKGKGKAGQILKRSKITVKKTGAEPTPGAPTGSREKQERERLYEQCLNAPTPLRFLKPKQRAREAERGKLGLISKDRQIELDMMKKKNAKFRVSEKPTIMGTPGLDYITLGLVDAEKLPKYELTKEDGMKLAKEYSRVLMRKHRARQAAETNLLMMKKEAIEALPGGLKEAALVPDLTPFPVNRFMATLTPPIDGYIEKIKEAADRISGKEKIR, encoded by the coding sequence ATGCTTCGCCTCACAAAGCTAAAACCACCGTCACCACCATCATCCTCTCCACACCAATTCCTTCAACGCTGCTCCGTCAGCCGCACCGCCAAAGGGAAAGGAAAAGCCGGTCAAATCCTAAAACGTTCCAAAATCACTGTCAAAAAAACCGGAGCCGAGCCCACACCTGGTGCCCCAACTGGATCCCGTGAGAAACAAGAACGCGAACGCCTCTACGAACAATGCCTCAACGCACCAACACCACTTCGTTTTCTCAAACCCAAACAACGTGCACGCGAAGCTGAACGaggaaaattagggttaattagCAAAGATCGTCAAATTGAACTTgatatgatgaagaagaaaaacgcCAAATTTAGGGTTTCTGAGAAGCCAACGATAATGGGAACACCTGGGTTAGATTATATAACGTTAGGGTTAGTTGATGCTGAGAAATTGCCCAAGTATGAATTGACCAAGGAAGATGGGATGAAATTGGCCAAGGAGTATAGTAGGGTTTTGATGAGGAAGCATAGGGCGAGACAAGCGGCGGAGACTAATCTTTTGATGATGAAAAAGGAGGCTATTGAAGCTTTGCCTGGGGGTTTGAAGGAAGCTGCTTTGGTGCCGGATTTGACTCCATTTCCGGTGAATAGGTTTATGGCGACGCTTACACCGCCTATTGATGGGTATATTGAGAAGATTAAGGAGGCTGCTGATAGGATCAGTGGGAAGGAGAAGATTAGGTAG
- the LOC25500774 gene encoding eukaryotic translation initiation factor 1A: protein MPKNKGKGGKNRKRGKNEADDEKRELVFKEDGQEYAQVLRMLGNGRCEAMCIDGTKRLCHIRGKMHKKVWIAAGDIILVGLRDYQDDKADVILKYMPDEARLLKAYSELPDSVRLNEGIGGGIDGDDDEGDGNDYIEFEDEDIDKI from the coding sequence ATGCCGAAGAACAAGGGAAAGGGAGGAAAGAATCGCAAGAGAGGAAAGAACGAAGCCGATGACGAAAAGCGTGAGCTTGTTTTCAAGGAAGATGGTCAAGAATACGCACAGGTTCTTCGTATGCTTGGAAACGGTCGTTGTGAAGCGATGTGTATCGATGGAACAAAGCGTCTCTGTCATATCCGTGGAAAGATGCACAAGAAGGTTTGGATTGCTGCTGGGGATATTATTCTTGTTGGGTTGCGTGATTATCAGGATGATAAGGCTGATGTGATCTTGAAGTATATGCCGGATGAGGCCAGATTGTTGAAGGCGTATAGCGAGCTTCCGGATAGTGTGAGGCTTAATGAAGGAATTGGTGGTGGGATTGATGgggatgatgatgagggtgatgGGAATGATTATATTGAGTTTGAAGATGAGGATATTGATAAGATTTGA